In Natronoarchaeum philippinense, a single window of DNA contains:
- a CDS encoding thiamine-phosphate synthase family protein: MRFIEEIVVDEFLPTFRSMLAEELRERGLTQNEVADVLGISQSAVSKYVHGDVSRNERLLTDERVVELVEEIADGLASGDMRPVQGLVEAEVLVRRLEDGDVLAKLHEDAVPELADHEATISVHDPDNELRSAERVLTALRRGLRKIETTSGFAGLIPNVGSNLVACLPGAAGVDDVAGVPGRIFDVKGRATIPGDPEFGVSEHVASVLLAARNGGSDARAAVNLRYDPEIVEALAAAGYDAVEFDADAEVDDAVGDAVDATPEPTVLYQTGGFGVEPIVYVLGEDVEAVVEAIRTLV, from the coding sequence ATGCGATTTATCGAGGAGATCGTCGTCGACGAGTTTCTGCCCACCTTCCGGTCGATGCTCGCCGAGGAACTCCGGGAGCGGGGCCTGACACAGAACGAAGTGGCCGACGTACTGGGGATCAGCCAGAGCGCCGTCTCGAAGTACGTCCACGGCGACGTGAGCCGGAACGAGCGACTGCTCACCGACGAGCGCGTCGTCGAGTTGGTCGAGGAGATCGCCGACGGGCTGGCCTCGGGCGATATGCGGCCCGTGCAGGGACTCGTCGAAGCCGAGGTGCTGGTTCGGCGCCTCGAAGACGGCGACGTGCTCGCCAAGCTCCACGAGGACGCCGTCCCCGAACTGGCCGACCACGAAGCGACAATCAGCGTCCACGATCCGGACAACGAACTCCGGTCGGCCGAGCGCGTCCTCACGGCGCTCCGACGTGGGCTTCGCAAGATCGAGACGACCAGCGGCTTCGCCGGACTCATTCCCAACGTCGGGTCGAACCTTGTTGCTTGCTTGCCCGGCGCCGCCGGCGTCGACGACGTGGCCGGCGTCCCCGGCCGAATCTTCGATGTCAAGGGCCGGGCGACGATCCCCGGCGACCCCGAGTTCGGCGTCAGCGAGCACGTCGCCTCGGTGCTGCTGGCCGCCCGGAACGGGGGGAGCGACGCCCGCGCGGCGGTCAACCTGCGCTACGATCCCGAGATCGTCGAAGCGCTCGCTGCGGCGGGCTACGACGCCGTCGAGTTCGACGCCGACGCCGAGGTCGATGACGCCGTCGGGGACGCTGTCGACGCGACGCCCGAACCGACCGTGCTCTACCAAACGGGTGGCTTCGGCGTCGAACCGATCGTCTACGTGCTCGGCGAGGACGTGGAGGCGGTCGTCGAAGCGATCAGAACGCTAGTCTGA